The proteins below come from a single Halobacillus salinarum genomic window:
- a CDS encoding metal-sensing transcriptional repressor, producing MCDHQLPENSGKEPVKPRTDEEKTAVLNRLKRIEGQVRGIQKMVENDRYCVDILVQISAINKAINKVGYSLMERHTHHCVADAIKKGEGEEAIDELMKVVQQFSK from the coding sequence ATGTGCGACCATCAATTACCAGAGAACAGCGGGAAAGAGCCAGTCAAGCCTAGAACGGATGAGGAGAAAACAGCGGTGTTAAACCGCTTGAAGAGAATAGAAGGCCAAGTGAGAGGCATTCAGAAAATGGTGGAGAATGATCGCTACTGTGTAGACATTCTCGTTCAAATCTCAGCGATTAATAAGGCTATTAATAAAGTAGGGTATTCCTTAATGGAACGCCACACCCACCATTGTGTAGCCGATGCGATTAAAAAAGGAGAAGGCGAAGAAGCCATTGACGAATTGATGAAGGTGGTTCAGCAATTCTCTAAATAA
- a CDS encoding heavy metal translocating P-type ATPase, with amino-acid sequence MSEDKDVKIGITGMTCAACSTRIEKSLNKMNGVEAEVNLATENARIHYNEDEASSHDIQERIQKLGYDVEKDTVEFDIYGMTCAACSTRIEKVLNKMSGVEKASVNLASEIGQVSYYPGMVEVNDLIARIQKLGYDAERRKDREDKQSHKEKEQKMQKYKLIASAVLSLPLFLIMVSHMAGVELPNLLVNPWLQFVLATPVQFVIGFQFYEGAYKNLKNKSANMDVLVALGTSAAYFYSVVELIRSLINPGMNVHLYFETSAILITLILLGKYFEVLAKGRTTQAISSLLNLQAKEATLIEGGEQKKVAVDEVKVDDVLLVRPGEKIPVDGVIQSGHTSVDESMITGESIPVDKEEGAKVIGATINKNGTIQMKATKVGKDTALAHIIQVVEEAQGSKAPIQRLADVISGYFVPIVVAIAVVMFVIWITVINPGELASALEASIAVLVIACPCALGLATPTSIMVGTGKGAELGILFKGGEYLETTHSLDTMVFDKTGTLTKGEPEVTNFETEREDLLELLVSAEGQSEHPLASAVVEYGKAKGNSPGEVEQFEAKPGFGIQSVVAGHTLLIGTRKLLSSEDIDFSKYEATMKAWEEEGKTVMLIAVDGKAEGMIAVADQLKETAAEAMKELKELGLHLIMLTGDNEKTANAIAEQAGIDEVIAEVIPEEKASHIERLKGEGRRVGMIGDGINDAPALASADIGIAIGTGTDVAIEAADLTIMGEDLTLIPKAITLSKKTLKNIRQNLFWALFYNSAGIPIAAAGLLAPWLAGAAMAFSSVSVVSNSLRLKRVKV; translated from the coding sequence ATGAGTGAAGACAAAGATGTCAAAATAGGCATAACCGGGATGACTTGTGCCGCCTGCTCTACGCGGATAGAGAAATCTTTAAATAAAATGAATGGAGTCGAGGCGGAAGTCAACCTGGCGACCGAAAATGCCCGTATTCATTACAACGAAGATGAAGCAAGTTCACATGATATTCAAGAACGTATCCAAAAGCTCGGGTATGATGTGGAGAAGGATACGGTCGAATTTGATATCTATGGCATGACCTGTGCTGCATGTTCTACGAGAATTGAAAAAGTTCTGAATAAAATGTCCGGGGTGGAAAAGGCTTCGGTCAACCTGGCCAGTGAAATCGGTCAGGTCAGCTATTACCCCGGGATGGTAGAAGTGAATGACTTAATTGCCCGTATTCAAAAGCTCGGCTACGATGCAGAACGAAGAAAAGACCGGGAAGATAAACAGTCTCATAAAGAAAAAGAGCAGAAAATGCAGAAATACAAACTGATTGCTTCAGCGGTACTGTCTTTGCCGCTCTTCCTCATTATGGTTAGTCATATGGCGGGCGTCGAGCTGCCGAATCTATTGGTAAATCCTTGGCTTCAGTTTGTGCTCGCGACTCCGGTGCAGTTTGTCATCGGTTTTCAGTTTTATGAAGGCGCCTATAAGAACCTGAAGAATAAAAGCGCCAATATGGATGTGCTTGTAGCTCTTGGGACGAGCGCCGCATATTTTTACAGCGTCGTGGAGTTGATTCGTTCATTAATCAATCCAGGAATGAATGTCCATTTATATTTTGAAACCAGTGCGATCCTGATTACGTTGATTTTGTTAGGGAAATACTTTGAAGTCCTGGCGAAAGGCCGCACTACTCAGGCGATTTCCAGCCTGCTTAACTTGCAGGCAAAGGAAGCGACATTAATCGAAGGTGGCGAGCAGAAAAAAGTAGCAGTCGATGAAGTGAAAGTGGACGATGTTCTGTTAGTCCGACCCGGGGAAAAAATCCCTGTTGACGGTGTCATTCAAAGCGGTCATACGTCAGTGGATGAGTCCATGATTACAGGGGAATCCATCCCCGTTGATAAAGAGGAAGGCGCCAAAGTAATTGGAGCAACGATCAACAAAAACGGAACGATTCAGATGAAAGCAACAAAAGTAGGAAAAGATACAGCTCTTGCCCATATCATTCAGGTAGTTGAAGAAGCACAAGGCTCCAAAGCACCAATCCAGCGGCTTGCGGATGTTATTTCAGGGTATTTTGTCCCTATTGTTGTCGCCATTGCCGTAGTCATGTTTGTTATCTGGATCACTGTTATTAACCCAGGAGAGCTTGCTTCAGCCCTTGAAGCATCGATTGCTGTTCTCGTAATTGCCTGTCCTTGTGCGTTAGGACTCGCCACGCCGACTTCCATTATGGTTGGAACGGGGAAAGGCGCCGAATTGGGAATCTTGTTTAAAGGCGGCGAATATTTAGAAACGACACACAGCTTAGATACGATGGTATTTGATAAAACAGGAACTCTGACGAAAGGCGAGCCGGAGGTTACGAATTTTGAAACTGAAAGAGAAGACCTGCTTGAGCTCCTCGTCAGTGCAGAAGGCCAGTCCGAGCATCCGCTGGCTTCAGCGGTTGTGGAATACGGAAAAGCAAAAGGCAACTCTCCTGGTGAGGTGGAGCAATTTGAAGCGAAACCCGGGTTCGGTATTCAAAGCGTTGTAGCTGGTCATACCTTGCTTATTGGTACGCGAAAACTACTGTCCAGTGAAGACATTGATTTTTCCAAGTATGAAGCCACGATGAAAGCGTGGGAGGAAGAAGGAAAAACAGTGATGCTCATTGCGGTCGATGGCAAGGCTGAAGGTATGATTGCGGTCGCCGACCAGTTAAAGGAAACAGCTGCTGAAGCCATGAAGGAGTTAAAAGAACTTGGACTGCATTTAATCATGCTCACAGGGGATAATGAAAAAACAGCAAACGCGATCGCTGAACAAGCTGGAATAGACGAAGTAATTGCTGAGGTGATCCCCGAAGAAAAAGCCTCTCATATTGAACGCTTAAAAGGTGAAGGCAGACGGGTCGGCATGATCGGCGATGGCATTAACGATGCACCTGCACTTGCTTCTGCCGATATTGGAATCGCAATCGGTACAGGTACTGATGTCGCGATTGAAGCAGCAGACTTAACGATTATGGGCGAGGACTTAACGTTAATTCCAAAAGCCATTACGTTAAGCAAGAAAACACTGAAAAATATCCGTCAGAATCTCTTCTGGGCGCTGTTCTATAATTCAGCAGGCATTCCAATAGCTGCTGCAGGCCTGCTTGCCCCTTGGCTTGCGGGTGCAGCGATGGCGTTCAGTTCCGTCAGTGTTGTAAGTAACTCGCTTCGCTTGAAACGAGTAAAAGTGTAA
- the copZ gene encoding copper chaperone CopZ has translation MQKTLNVQGMTCGHCESAVKGALNELNGVQAVEVHLDSGKVDVTYSEEKVNQDDMKEAIEEQGYDVVS, from the coding sequence ATGCAGAAAACATTAAACGTTCAGGGCATGACTTGCGGCCATTGTGAAAGTGCCGTAAAGGGAGCCTTGAATGAGCTTAATGGTGTCCAAGCTGTAGAAGTTCACCTTGATTCAGGAAAAGTGGATGTGACCTACAGCGAGGAGAAAGTGAACCAAGATGATATGAAGGAAGCCATTGAAGAGCAAGGCTATGACGTTGTTTCCTAA
- a CDS encoding DedA family protein, with amino-acid sequence METWLIDFINHFGYAGVLFLIAIENLFPPIPSEVILTFSGYMTTYSELSIAGVMAAAAAGSIAGAFLLYGIGTYAGAERMYVFADRWGRYLRLTKNDIQRAEAWFNKYGAWTVFLCRFVPLVRSLISLPAGMARMNIWSFFVFTLCGTMVWNFVLIKLGAALGASWHQVVLFMDAYAKFLYVLLFLGMLLFLLHWLRKKYQ; translated from the coding sequence ATGGAAACGTGGCTGATTGATTTTATCAACCATTTTGGCTATGCTGGGGTCTTATTTTTGATTGCGATAGAGAACTTGTTTCCTCCGATTCCATCTGAAGTCATCTTAACGTTCAGTGGGTATATGACAACGTATTCAGAGCTCTCGATCGCCGGTGTGATGGCTGCAGCTGCGGCAGGATCAATCGCAGGTGCCTTTTTGCTTTATGGGATTGGCACGTATGCCGGGGCTGAAAGAATGTACGTTTTTGCAGATAGGTGGGGGCGGTATCTGCGTTTAACGAAAAATGATATTCAAAGAGCAGAAGCCTGGTTTAACAAATATGGTGCATGGACTGTTTTCCTCTGCCGATTTGTACCGTTGGTCCGCAGTTTAATTTCCCTTCCGGCAGGGATGGCACGCATGAACATATGGAGTTTTTTCGTATTTACCTTATGCGGAACGATGGTTTGGAATTTCGTATTGATCAAGCTTGGAGCAGCACTTGGTGCCTCCTGGCATCAGGTGGTATTGTTTATGGATGCCTATGCCAAGTTCTTGTACGTGCTGCTTTTTCTTGGGATGCTGCTCTTTCTGCTTCACTGGTTAAGAAAAAAATATCAATGA
- a CDS encoding immune inhibitor A domain-containing protein: protein MKRKRKQKRKMTAAAMALAIGFSTWASGVSAQQASSKDTFQAVPKSTYNSPVDLGIANDEKLIEMLKKEGKIKEKATPEEAEKVLKKYLKAKTDKPPVEEETANFVKDQEKKLQKKVREKGLNRHRGKGHGWFGNHVDPVEKEKYNGETREDQVLVLAIDFPDYEKSSITPEETDMYYDDYTHEHFQNMIFGSNGYEGPNGENLVSMKQYYEAQSGGSYTVDGDVAGWYTADHPAAYYGGNYPTEADSDHRARALVKEALAKAAQDPDVHLGDYDQWDRYDLDGDGNLAEPDGIIDHLMVIHSGVGEEAGGGSLGADAIWSHRWSLAFEDDGTPATIPGSETDVPYWGGQLAAIDYTIEPEDGAAGVFAHEFGHDLGLPDEYDTQYSGEGEPVSYWSIMSSGSWAGDVPGTEPTGFSPYAKEYLQNAHGGNWLSGETLNQEDITRRGTEVLLDESSTKGTNNDAVRIDLPQKETVVNTPASGTYEYFSGSGNSLNNFMTTTVDLSNAAQAELTFKTWYEIETGYDYAYVQVSEDGENWNNVAGNITNNDDPAGAGANQGNGIDGSSDGWTDAVFDLSDYAGKQVQLRFRYVTDGGLAMAGFYADDIKVTADGQEVFADDAEGASPFEFNGFKKDEGKFFSDQYYLLEWRSHHGIDEGLDHIRRGDSLMSYDGGLVVWYVDNSYDNNWTGIHPGEGFLGVVDADQRANRWSDGTVAETRYQMHDAAFSLDRTERMFIDYRSEYGLTMRDYFTRRHPLFNDRFNYSNRPIEDAGRDVPSYGLKFLVTGESRDDSVGKVLIFK from the coding sequence ATGAAAAGAAAGAGGAAACAAAAAAGAAAAATGACAGCTGCAGCCATGGCGCTTGCGATCGGGTTCAGTACATGGGCATCAGGAGTTTCAGCACAGCAGGCCAGTTCCAAAGACACTTTTCAGGCGGTTCCTAAAAGTACATACAACTCACCAGTCGATTTGGGGATAGCCAATGATGAAAAGCTGATTGAAATGCTGAAAAAGGAAGGCAAGATTAAAGAAAAAGCGACTCCGGAAGAAGCCGAGAAGGTTTTGAAAAAATACTTAAAAGCAAAAACGGACAAGCCTCCAGTAGAGGAGGAAACAGCAAATTTTGTGAAAGACCAGGAAAAGAAACTGCAGAAGAAGGTTCGTGAAAAAGGATTGAATCGCCATAGAGGAAAGGGTCATGGCTGGTTTGGCAATCATGTGGATCCTGTAGAGAAGGAAAAATACAATGGGGAGACACGGGAAGATCAAGTATTAGTGCTGGCCATTGATTTTCCGGATTATGAGAAAAGCTCGATTACGCCAGAAGAAACCGATATGTACTATGACGATTATACACACGAGCATTTTCAAAATATGATTTTCGGCTCAAATGGATACGAAGGTCCGAATGGAGAGAATTTAGTGTCCATGAAGCAATATTATGAAGCTCAATCCGGCGGCAGTTACACGGTCGATGGCGACGTAGCCGGATGGTATACGGCCGATCATCCAGCTGCATATTACGGCGGCAATTATCCGACGGAAGCAGACAGCGATCACCGGGCAAGAGCATTAGTGAAAGAAGCGCTCGCCAAAGCGGCGCAGGATCCTGACGTTCATCTCGGTGATTACGATCAATGGGACCGTTATGATCTGGACGGTGACGGAAATCTGGCGGAGCCGGACGGGATTATTGACCACCTTATGGTTATTCACTCCGGAGTGGGTGAAGAAGCGGGCGGCGGATCTTTAGGAGCTGATGCCATCTGGTCACACCGCTGGAGTCTCGCTTTTGAAGACGATGGCACCCCGGCGACAATTCCAGGGTCAGAAACGGACGTTCCTTATTGGGGCGGCCAGTTAGCAGCAATTGACTATACGATTGAACCGGAAGACGGGGCGGCCGGCGTCTTTGCTCATGAATTCGGACATGACTTAGGACTTCCCGATGAATATGATACCCAGTATTCTGGTGAAGGGGAGCCGGTATCTTATTGGTCGATCATGTCGAGCGGTAGCTGGGCAGGGGACGTTCCAGGCACCGAGCCTACTGGATTTAGTCCTTATGCGAAGGAATATTTGCAAAATGCTCACGGCGGTAACTGGTTAAGCGGAGAGACGCTTAATCAAGAGGATATCACGAGAAGAGGCACCGAAGTTCTGCTCGATGAATCGTCTACGAAAGGAACAAACAATGATGCGGTAAGAATAGACCTTCCTCAAAAAGAAACCGTAGTGAATACGCCGGCAAGCGGTACTTACGAGTACTTCAGTGGCAGTGGCAACAGCTTAAACAATTTCATGACAACGACTGTTGATTTATCCAACGCTGCCCAGGCAGAGCTGACTTTTAAAACGTGGTATGAAATCGAAACGGGCTATGATTACGCGTACGTCCAGGTTTCTGAAGATGGAGAGAACTGGAATAACGTAGCCGGAAACATTACGAACAATGATGACCCGGCAGGTGCTGGTGCTAACCAAGGAAATGGCATTGACGGTTCATCCGATGGCTGGACAGACGCTGTCTTTGATCTTTCCGATTATGCTGGCAAACAAGTTCAGCTAAGGTTCCGGTATGTGACCGACGGGGGTCTTGCAATGGCTGGATTCTACGCGGATGACATTAAAGTTACAGCCGATGGACAAGAAGTGTTCGCTGATGATGCAGAAGGCGCAAGCCCATTTGAATTCAATGGATTTAAAAAAGATGAAGGGAAATTTTTCTCTGACCAGTATTATCTATTGGAATGGAGATCCCACCATGGCATCGATGAAGGACTGGATCACATCCGCCGCGGGGACAGCTTGATGTCCTATGATGGCGGCCTAGTCGTATGGTATGTAGATAATTCCTATGATAATAACTGGACAGGCATTCATCCTGGGGAAGGCTTCCTTGGAGTAGTGGATGCGGATCAACGTGCGAACAGGTGGAGTGACGGAACTGTTGCAGAAACACGCTACCAAATGCATGATGCGGCATTTAGTCTTGATCGCACAGAAAGAATGTTTATCGACTATCGTTCCGAGTATGGTTTAACAATGAGAGATTACTTTACGAGACGTCATCCGTTATTTAACGATCGTTTTAATTACAGCAACCGCCCAATTGAAGATGCTGGCCGTGACGTTCCATCCTATGGATTGAAATTCCTTGTCACGGGCGAATCACGTGATGACTCTGTTGGAAAAGTATTGATCTTTAAGTAA
- a CDS encoding SDR family oxidoreductase — protein MRLQNKTAVVTGAASGMGKAIAELFAREGANVILADLNLDGAEQTANAITANGGTAKAVQVNVTEAADIDQMIDMAVDEYGTLDILVNNAGVMDGFEPVGEITDEKWDFIFEVNTKGVMRAIRKAMPIFLEKEQGVIINTASTGGFSGAHAGAAYGASKHAVIGLTKNTGFMYANKGIRCNAIAPGAVETNIGSSMTNISEFGMERAGLTHGLSPRSGQPEEIAQAALFLASDDASFVNGTVITVDGGWTSAF, from the coding sequence ATGAGATTACAAAATAAAACAGCTGTTGTCACTGGTGCAGCTTCAGGAATGGGAAAAGCCATAGCTGAGTTATTCGCCCGTGAAGGAGCAAATGTCATCCTTGCTGATTTAAATCTTGATGGAGCGGAACAAACAGCAAATGCGATTACAGCCAATGGCGGCACAGCAAAAGCGGTTCAAGTAAATGTGACTGAAGCAGCGGACATCGACCAGATGATCGACATGGCTGTCGATGAATATGGGACGCTGGATATTCTAGTGAATAATGCAGGGGTTATGGATGGCTTTGAACCGGTAGGAGAAATCACAGACGAAAAATGGGACTTCATTTTTGAAGTCAACACGAAAGGCGTGATGCGCGCCATTCGAAAAGCCATGCCGATTTTTTTAGAAAAGGAACAGGGGGTCATCATTAATACAGCGTCCACTGGCGGATTCAGTGGAGCTCATGCCGGAGCAGCATATGGGGCATCTAAGCACGCCGTCATTGGCTTAACTAAAAACACCGGGTTTATGTATGCTAACAAAGGCATCCGTTGTAACGCCATCGCTCCCGGAGCAGTTGAAACAAATATCGGATCAAGCATGACGAACATCAGTGAATTCGGGATGGAACGAGCTGGCTTAACTCACGGATTATCACCAAGATCCGGACAGCCGGAAGAAATCGCTCAAGCAGCTTTATTTCTCGCGTCAGATGATGCGAGCTTTGTCAACGGTACAGTGATTACAGTAGACGGCGGCTGGACTTCTGCCTTTTAA
- a CDS encoding TetR/AcrR family transcriptional regulator: MAVDRRVHKSKDALKAALLQLMKASDFSKITITEIVQHADLNRGTFYKHYHTKEELLEEMIDDVLEDLVRSYRAPYVHADKFVMEELTSSKVKIFEHVYSYADFYRSIVTANVIPGFQNKICEVLKKLNREDLVLIDSANDINGDFLTSYYSYALFGLILEWIHSDFKYTPAYMAEQLIQILSYHPDKAVQVVSMADAENVD, encoded by the coding sequence ATGGCTGTTGATAGAAGGGTGCACAAATCTAAAGATGCACTAAAAGCAGCGCTTCTCCAGCTTATGAAGGCTTCAGACTTCAGCAAAATTACGATTACTGAAATTGTTCAGCATGCAGATCTAAATCGAGGTACGTTTTACAAACATTACCATACAAAGGAAGAGTTACTGGAAGAAATGATTGATGATGTGCTGGAAGACTTAGTCCGTTCCTACAGGGCTCCGTACGTTCATGCGGATAAATTCGTGATGGAGGAGTTAACATCCTCCAAAGTAAAAATCTTCGAACATGTCTATTCTTACGCAGACTTCTATCGTTCAATTGTTACCGCTAATGTGATCCCCGGCTTTCAAAATAAAATATGTGAAGTGTTAAAAAAACTCAATCGTGAGGATTTGGTATTGATTGATTCTGCAAATGATATAAACGGAGATTTTCTTACCAGCTACTATTCTTATGCTCTGTTTGGATTAATTCTGGAATGGATTCACAGCGATTTTAAATATACCCCTGCTTATATGGCAGAGCAGTTAATCCAAATTCTATCCTACCACCCTGATAAGGCGGTGCAAGTCGTCTCTATGGCTGACGCTGAAAACGTAGACTAG
- a CDS encoding DUF2711 family protein codes for MKYFYPLGKNPEKDPVVEHLPKGFQSAAKIFYPFIRMPSGWQAEQSAISHRYYPVKKDILEYGTPITWEALRQKTGLKTIAQMSIAVTARLTDGLGREIYQRPELADLVEEAMDANVYFPLEDEFPVLIMKDMLKVLGSNGARKIKFDKLAVEGGTYELHRIKTADLLELCTDQLTIVDENEEFGFTCFFDEAAAVFFTKHSHMNVLKGSGLEGVFLYETTPSVWEPHPYQYFC; via the coding sequence TTGAAATACTTCTATCCACTAGGAAAAAATCCTGAAAAAGATCCCGTCGTCGAGCACCTCCCAAAAGGCTTTCAATCCGCTGCTAAAATTTTTTATCCTTTTATACGAATGCCCTCAGGATGGCAGGCTGAGCAGAGTGCCATTTCTCACCGCTATTACCCTGTCAAAAAAGATATACTTGAATACGGAACTCCCATTACCTGGGAAGCTCTCCGTCAAAAGACAGGATTAAAGACGATAGCTCAGATGTCCATCGCCGTCACCGCCCGACTAACAGATGGTTTAGGAAGAGAAATCTACCAGCGTCCAGAATTAGCGGATCTAGTAGAAGAAGCGATGGATGCGAATGTATATTTTCCATTGGAGGATGAATTTCCAGTTTTGATCATGAAGGATATGCTAAAGGTTTTAGGATCAAATGGCGCCAGGAAAATTAAATTTGATAAGTTAGCCGTAGAAGGAGGAACATACGAATTACATCGAATCAAGACTGCCGACCTGCTTGAATTATGCACCGATCAACTAACGATTGTAGATGAAAACGAAGAATTCGGGTTTACGTGCTTTTTCGATGAGGCAGCTGCTGTTTTCTTTACCAAACACAGCCATATGAATGTATTAAAAGGCTCGGGGCTGGAAGGAGTTTTCCTCTATGAAACGACTCCGTCCGTCTGGGAACCACATCCTTATCAATACTTCTGCTAA
- a CDS encoding S41 family peptidase: MNFKPRFVALLVTLAVLVGAAGTYIGMQYFGDPGGQKQTANADQGAQNFGSLSEEEQKEFLDKVGNTDLKKVEQAYSVIKDNYVKDVDQQELVEGAIQGMLDKLDDPYSVYMDKDTMKQFNQTIESSFEGIGAEVSMVDDKVTVVAPIKGSPAEKAGIKPNDQILKVDGKSVEGMELYDAVLKIRGKKGSEVKLQIDRPGSEDLLTVNITRDDIPLETVYSDTKTVDGKKVGVLEITSFSEKTSDEFKKALTKLEDDGIEGLVIDVRGNPGGLLQDVEEILKQFIPKDKPIVQVEDRNGEKSRYFSELEKKKDYPITVLMDEGSASASEILASAMKEAGGYDLVGTKSFGKGTVQQAIPMGDGSTIKLTLFKWLTPDGNWIHKKGIQPTVKVKQPDYFYTNPVEIKVALKYDDTSDKVKNLQTMLEGLGYDPGRKDGYFDKETVDAVKAFQKDAGLEVTGEIDEKTGGKIEEKVVKEVRDDKNDLQMKKALDALFK; encoded by the coding sequence ATGAATTTTAAGCCGCGTTTTGTTGCGTTGCTAGTGACACTTGCGGTATTAGTAGGGGCTGCGGGTACCTATATAGGGATGCAATATTTTGGCGATCCTGGAGGACAAAAGCAGACAGCTAACGCTGATCAGGGTGCACAAAATTTCGGAAGCTTATCCGAAGAAGAGCAGAAAGAATTTTTGGATAAAGTCGGGAATACCGACTTAAAGAAAGTCGAACAAGCTTACAGTGTGATAAAAGATAATTATGTCAAGGACGTGGATCAGCAGGAATTGGTGGAAGGGGCCATTCAGGGAATGCTGGACAAGCTTGACGATCCATACAGTGTGTATATGGATAAGGACACCATGAAACAGTTCAACCAAACGATCGAATCATCCTTCGAAGGCATCGGTGCCGAAGTGAGCATGGTAGATGACAAGGTCACCGTTGTTGCACCTATTAAAGGTTCACCTGCAGAGAAAGCAGGAATCAAGCCTAATGATCAGATCCTGAAGGTCGATGGAAAAAGCGTCGAGGGGATGGAACTTTACGATGCCGTTCTGAAGATCCGAGGCAAGAAAGGCAGCGAGGTGAAGCTGCAAATTGACCGCCCGGGATCTGAAGATTTATTAACCGTAAATATCACCCGAGACGACATCCCATTGGAAACCGTTTATTCAGATACAAAAACCGTCGACGGTAAAAAAGTCGGCGTGCTAGAAATCACTTCATTTTCTGAAAAAACATCCGATGAATTTAAGAAGGCTTTAACTAAGCTCGAGGATGACGGAATTGAAGGGTTGGTCATCGATGTTCGCGGCAACCCAGGCGGCTTGCTGCAGGATGTTGAGGAAATACTTAAACAGTTTATACCAAAGGATAAACCTATTGTCCAAGTAGAAGACCGAAATGGAGAAAAATCACGGTATTTTTCTGAGTTGGAGAAGAAAAAGGATTATCCGATAACCGTACTCATGGATGAAGGCAGTGCTTCAGCTTCAGAAATCCTTGCTTCAGCCATGAAGGAAGCTGGCGGCTATGACTTAGTCGGTACAAAAAGCTTCGGAAAAGGTACGGTACAGCAAGCGATTCCTATGGGGGATGGCAGCACGATTAAATTAACACTATTTAAATGGCTGACGCCGGATGGCAACTGGATCCATAAAAAAGGCATCCAGCCTACCGTGAAAGTAAAACAGCCGGATTACTTCTACACAAACCCGGTCGAGATTAAAGTTGCATTGAAATATGATGACACGAGCGACAAAGTGAAAAATCTGCAAACGATGCTTGAGGGACTCGGGTATGATCCTGGACGAAAAGACGGCTACTTTGATAAAGAGACAGTAGATGCCGTAAAAGCATTTCAAAAGGATGCCGGTCTTGAGGTCACTGGAGAGATTGACGAAAAAACAGGTGGAAAGATTGAAGAGAAAGTCGTTAAGGAAGTACGCGATGATAAGAATGATCTTCAAATGAAAAAAGCGCTGGATGCTCTCTTTAAATAA
- a CDS encoding PDZ domain-containing protein, whose product MEVWLLELVKGAGRLLIQPLFYFAFIFLFILSHLRVKKERSGFGTRIFNPFSEWKGTWGTAGMAGLFISAVMVGTGVEIPFPFLLLLFCVTLLVSLPLKLTYFSAVYTLGISFLLLFAIPYLPDQLQQTTWINALSNVSLVGVALLLSLLLMTEGIGLFRTKAGDSYPERKKGSRGKWVGQHRVRKLMVVPVLALFPAGLIDSFAPWWPLLSINDSEFGLVVIPFLTGWEWIAKGQLPVTAAKRLGKQTLVLSLPVLILAISSFFVPALSLASVALALLGRESLYIFYRLRDDHHPFFSTPSRGLRVLGVIPGSPGEKMGVKAGEVVIRVNALPVHSESQYYEALQKNGAFSKLEVIDQQGENRYVQRAIYQGEHHELGIVFVDAADEERYQSY is encoded by the coding sequence TTGGAAGTATGGTTGTTAGAGTTGGTAAAAGGAGCGGGACGTTTATTGATCCAGCCGCTTTTTTACTTTGCATTTATTTTCCTATTTATTCTTTCTCATCTCCGTGTGAAAAAGGAGAGAAGCGGGTTTGGGACCCGTATTTTCAACCCTTTTTCTGAATGGAAAGGCACGTGGGGTACAGCGGGTATGGCCGGATTATTCATAAGCGCCGTCATGGTTGGCACCGGCGTGGAAATTCCTTTTCCTTTTCTCCTGCTTTTATTCTGCGTAACGCTGCTCGTAAGCTTGCCGCTGAAGCTAACTTATTTTTCCGCTGTCTACACATTAGGAATCAGCTTTCTTTTACTTTTTGCTATTCCATATCTTCCGGATCAGCTGCAGCAAACAACCTGGATCAACGCACTTTCCAACGTTTCATTAGTTGGAGTTGCATTATTGCTTTCTCTCTTGTTGATGACAGAGGGCATAGGGTTGTTTCGTACAAAAGCAGGAGACAGTTATCCTGAACGTAAAAAAGGCAGCCGGGGAAAGTGGGTCGGACAGCACCGGGTGCGCAAGCTGATGGTTGTTCCAGTTCTTGCCCTTTTTCCAGCTGGGTTGATTGATTCTTTCGCACCCTGGTGGCCCTTGTTGTCCATTAATGATAGTGAATTCGGCCTTGTCGTCATTCCCTTTCTAACCGGATGGGAATGGATCGCAAAAGGACAACTGCCGGTTACAGCGGCCAAAAGACTCGGAAAGCAAACGCTGGTGCTTAGTTTGCCAGTGCTCATACTTGCTATCAGCAGTTTTTTCGTACCAGCACTCTCTTTAGCCTCCGTTGCACTTGCGCTGCTGGGAAGAGAAAGCCTATACATTTTTTACAGGCTGCGCGATGATCACCATCCTTTTTTTTCAACCCCATCCCGCGGATTAAGAGTTCTAGGAGTTATACCAGGAAGCCCTGGGGAGAAGATGGGAGTGAAAGCGGGAGAGGTCGTCATCCGTGTCAACGCACTCCCTGTCCATAGTGAAAGTCAGTACTATGAAGCTCTTCAAAAGAACGGCGCCTTCAGCAAATTGGAAGTCATTGACCAGCAAGGGGAAAACCGCTACGTTCAGCGAGCGATTTATCAGGGGGAGCATCACGAGCTGGGCATCGTATTTGTGGATGCTGCGGATGAGGAAAGGTACCAATCGTATTGA